The following proteins are co-located in the Macadamia integrifolia cultivar HAES 741 chromosome 3, SCU_Mint_v3, whole genome shotgun sequence genome:
- the LOC122073743 gene encoding mitochondrial outer membrane protein porin 2-like, with protein sequence MSKGPGLFSDIGKKAKDLLTKDFSCDQKFTVATFSANGLALTSTAVKKGGLSTGDVATQFKYKNALIDIKFDTESNVSTTITFAEILPSTKTITSFKLPDYNSGKLEVQYFHEHATFTTAVAPNQSLIIDLSATVGTPTFAFGAEAGYEAKSGSFTKYNAGFSVTQPDSNFSMILSDKGDTLKASYVYHLDQMKRSAGVADITRRFSLNENTFTVGGSYAVDPQTVIKARLNNHGKLGALLQHELKPKSVLSVSGEFDTKTLDNNPRFGLSLALKP encoded by the exons ATGAGTAAAGGTCCGGGACTGTTCTCCGACATCGGCAAGAAAGCCAAAG ATCTGCTCACCAAGGACTTCAGCTGTGATCAGAAATTCACCGTCGCGACCTTCTCCGCAAACGGATTG GCCCTTACATCAACTGCAGTGAAAAAGGGTGGACTGTCTACAGGGGATGTGGCCACACAATTTAAATACAAGAATGCTCTCATTGATATAAAATTTGACACAGAATCAAAT GTTTCAACAACCATTACTTTCGCAGAGATTCTGCCATCCACGAAGACCATTACTTCATTCAAACTGCCTGATTACAACTCAGGAAAG CTTGAGGTGCAGTACTTCCATGAGCATGCAACCTTTACTACAGCTGTTGCCCCGAACCAGTCCCTAATAATTGATCTTTCAGCCACTGTTGGCACTCCTACCTTCGCTTTTGGTGCAGAGGCAGGTTATGAGGCTAAGTCGGGTAGTTTTACCAAGTATAATGCAGGCTTTAGCGTGACACAGCCTGACTCCAATTTTTCAATGATTTT GTCTGACAAGGGAGACACACTGAAGGCATCATACGTTTACCATCTGGATCAGATGAAGCGGAGTGCTGGGGTGGCAGATATCACCCGAAGGTTTTCCCTGAACGAGAACACATTCACTGTTGGAGGATCATATGCTGTTGATCCTCAGACAGTCATAAAGGCAAGGCTCAATAACCATGGGAAACTTGGGGCCCTCCTTCAGCATGAGCTCAAACCCAAGTCGGTCCTTTCAGTCTCTGGTGAGTTTGATACCAAGACTTTGGACAATAATCCTAGGTTTGGGTTGTCCCTTGCTCTGAAGCCTTGA